In Xanthomonas sp. SI, the following are encoded in one genomic region:
- a CDS encoding PIN-like domain-containing protein codes for MPSVDHLSEIENVLDRRVPIAAVEMLAAAVVYKKKAEFKLGDIAIGLDANVLLKLAGHKQRADIIDYFSGKHDAPLVLPGQVIQEFWNNQFAAMQSVPAQVKKHFDALAAEIQKVDGAFGDTAVKAHSLLGELGSDYGYIRDKSTISHLASVCAILSDKAHVGYVPRLRFQEIAHQRRRTRTPPGFKDDADGDFFVWADFLFGLLTKKSEGAEFKHVVLVTDDKKLDWSLAGVAHPILAAEVLALTGVSFEVWSLDVLGKEVVAAVGVSSNATPPSSPGASTGEVDASE; via the coding sequence ATGCCTTCCGTCGACCATCTTAGTGAGATCGAGAATGTTCTCGATCGTCGAGTGCCGATCGCAGCAGTCGAAATGCTCGCGGCGGCCGTTGTCTACAAGAAGAAGGCAGAGTTTAAGCTTGGAGATATCGCTATCGGGCTGGACGCCAATGTCCTGCTGAAGCTCGCTGGTCATAAACAAAGAGCAGACATTATTGACTATTTCTCTGGGAAGCATGATGCCCCGCTAGTGCTTCCTGGGCAGGTGATTCAGGAGTTTTGGAACAATCAATTTGCAGCGATGCAGTCAGTGCCCGCCCAGGTGAAAAAGCACTTCGATGCGTTGGCGGCTGAGATTCAAAAAGTTGACGGGGCGTTCGGCGATACTGCAGTGAAGGCGCATTCTTTGCTAGGTGAGCTCGGCTCAGACTACGGTTACATTCGCGATAAATCGACAATTAGTCATCTTGCAAGTGTCTGTGCAATTTTGTCGGATAAGGCCCATGTGGGCTACGTGCCGCGCTTGAGATTCCAGGAAATCGCCCATCAGAGAAGGCGCACGCGCACACCTCCCGGGTTCAAGGACGACGCAGATGGCGACTTCTTCGTTTGGGCAGACTTCTTATTTGGGCTACTCACAAAGAAATCGGAAGGTGCGGAATTCAAACACGTGGTTTTGGTCACTGATGACAAGAAGTTGGACTGGAGCTTGGCAGGGGTAGCGCATCCGATTCTCGCTGCCGAAGTATTGGCTCTGACGGGAGTGTCCTTCGAAGTGTGGTCGCTTGACGTGCTAGGCAAGGAGGTCGTCGCTGCTGTCGGGGTAAGCTCGAACGCGACGCCGCCCAGTTCGCCGGGAGCTTCTACCGGTGAAGTCGATGCATCGGAGTAA
- a CDS encoding DUF4142 domain-containing protein codes for MSLLHLHGAMLMLPSKRESHMKHSLLVLSIAAALAIAGCKPNKDNGAPAPTADTPAASTEPTPVGGAATPTTPPVGEASPAPEGAARASSGDDIALGLLGAVDKNEIAAAKQAQEKKVTGAVLEYAKMMEKEHSENLEKTKALGTLAETPDVKQLENKGEQELTTLGQKSGKDYAAAYIDAMIAGHKEALQLIDTQMTAAASTEPVKAHLTETKTHVEQHLAKAEAIKKAM; via the coding sequence ATGAGCCTTCTTCACCTGCATGGCGCGATGCTGATGCTCCCATCCAAGAGGGAATCGCACATGAAACATTCACTGTTGGTCCTGTCCATCGCGGCTGCACTGGCCATCGCGGGGTGCAAGCCGAACAAGGACAACGGCGCGCCGGCACCCACGGCCGACACGCCGGCCGCGAGCACCGAGCCGACGCCGGTGGGCGGCGCCGCCACCCCCACCACGCCGCCGGTCGGCGAGGCGAGTCCGGCGCCGGAAGGCGCGGCGCGTGCGAGTTCCGGCGACGACATCGCGCTGGGTTTGCTGGGGGCGGTCGACAAGAACGAAATCGCCGCGGCTAAGCAGGCGCAGGAAAAGAAGGTGACCGGCGCGGTGCTCGAGTACGCGAAGATGATGGAGAAAGAGCACTCCGAGAACCTGGAGAAGACCAAGGCGCTCGGCACGCTGGCCGAGACGCCCGACGTCAAGCAACTCGAGAACAAGGGCGAGCAGGAGCTGACGACGCTGGGCCAGAAGTCCGGCAAGGACTACGCCGCGGCCTACATCGACGCGATGATCGCCGGGCACAAGGAGGCTTTGCAGTTGATCGACACGCAGATGACGGCGGCGGCCTCGACGGAGCCGGTCAAGGCGCACCTGACCGAGACCAAGACCCACGTCGAGCAGCATCTGGCGAAAGCGGAAGCGATCAAGAAGGCGATGTGA
- a CDS encoding XVIPCD domain-containing protein — protein MSALTDQELRATLYFAVGVTSESRYDAYRLAVAGDKASTPTLEPADKSGYSIGTIQTDLGQHYQPNDPNGENVPRDLINAYQGWASAHQPQSVLTEDQATRAIADLGRDGDAIRSDHGRPLDADVKSRLDAFLSSDAGITWVHDRDIAQIDKLMDHAIAPLQRSNLYQNASLDDQVKLAAMVGKVYNQNEVRAAPMIRKLEGNQYDSVADVSAAIDGLLPKRSGRNDYFELGRDDALRGAEVVNALRNANRESPLSTAWASVLADPLVNPTALTADRTHQNLPHEYPVIKNLFIHDDRSGQFIGALDRGATHQYGPADRAHPERFNGPGFYAAGNDLVNWNKHGQGHAFLNGEWSSVARENLTRARNQDGTTDLNVQQGGQTQRLLHVDPHAPELRPAPQQHGGRTGPDNPAHPDHAMLLQIREGVQRLGNQAGVPFDESSERVCRSLLAACKDNRDQYPNASSASLSGNALTRVDHVVAGPERLFAVQGELNDPAHLRAHVLVQQATQTPVEQSDAKLMVANQAIAQEQAMTQQRDLSRNQGQSLG, from the coding sequence ATGAGTGCGCTCACAGACCAGGAGCTGCGCGCGACCCTCTACTTCGCGGTGGGTGTCACCTCCGAGAGTCGATACGATGCATATCGACTGGCTGTTGCAGGCGACAAGGCGTCAACGCCGACACTCGAACCGGCGGACAAAAGCGGCTATTCGATCGGTACCATCCAAACGGATCTTGGGCAGCACTATCAGCCCAATGATCCTAATGGCGAAAACGTTCCAAGGGACTTGATCAATGCGTACCAGGGCTGGGCGAGCGCGCATCAGCCACAGTCGGTGTTGACCGAAGATCAGGCGACGAGAGCGATTGCGGATCTTGGTCGTGATGGAGATGCGATCAGAAGCGACCACGGGCGCCCGCTGGATGCGGATGTCAAATCGCGGTTGGACGCGTTCTTGTCCTCGGACGCCGGTATCACTTGGGTGCACGATCGCGACATCGCCCAGATCGACAAACTGATGGATCATGCCATTGCGCCTCTGCAGCGAAGCAACCTGTATCAGAACGCTTCACTCGACGACCAAGTGAAACTGGCGGCGATGGTTGGCAAGGTGTACAACCAGAACGAAGTACGCGCTGCACCAATGATTCGCAAGCTTGAGGGCAATCAGTATGACTCTGTGGCAGACGTCAGTGCTGCCATCGACGGACTTCTCCCCAAACGCTCGGGTCGGAACGACTACTTTGAGCTGGGGCGTGACGACGCCCTGAGGGGGGCTGAGGTCGTCAACGCACTGCGCAACGCGAATCGAGAAAGCCCTCTCTCGACGGCATGGGCGAGTGTCCTGGCTGATCCGCTTGTCAATCCAACCGCCCTCACTGCGGACAGGACGCACCAAAACTTGCCGCACGAGTACCCGGTCATCAAAAACCTGTTCATCCATGACGATCGCTCAGGGCAGTTCATCGGGGCTTTGGATAGAGGCGCGACGCATCAATACGGTCCTGCGGATCGCGCGCACCCAGAGCGCTTCAATGGGCCGGGCTTCTATGCCGCAGGGAATGATCTGGTCAACTGGAACAAGCATGGGCAGGGCCATGCCTTCTTGAACGGTGAATGGAGCTCTGTCGCGCGCGAGAATCTGACGCGCGCTCGAAACCAAGATGGCACCACCGATCTCAATGTGCAGCAGGGAGGCCAGACGCAACGGCTGCTGCATGTGGATCCTCATGCACCGGAACTTCGGCCCGCTCCGCAACAGCACGGTGGCAGGACCGGACCCGACAATCCTGCGCACCCCGATCACGCAATGCTCCTGCAAATCAGGGAGGGAGTGCAGCGGCTCGGCAACCAGGCCGGCGTGCCATTCGATGAGAGCAGCGAGCGCGTGTGCAGGAGCCTTCTCGCCGCCTGCAAGGACAATCGAGACCAGTATCCGAATGCTTCCAGCGCCTCGCTATCCGGCAATGCATTGACCAGGGTGGATCATGTCGTCGCTGGTCCCGAGCGTCTGTTCGCGGTTCAAGGTGAGTTGAACGATCCCGCGCACCTGCGTGCCCATGTCCTCGTACAGCAAGCGACGCAGACACCGGTAGAGCAATCAGACGCCAAACTTATGGTGGCGAACCAGGCAATTGCTCAGGAACAAGCGATGACCCAGCAACGCGACTTGTCTAGAAATCAAGGGCAGTCGCTGGGGTGA
- a CDS encoding DUF262 domain-containing protein, whose amino-acid sequence MHTPLNASATTAGTLMSSSTLEIPPYQREYAWQLDEVSDFWNDLKKAINEDSYFLGLLILTDDGGRKHVVDGQQRILTLTLLAGALYQEALFAGRKALAERIHADFLSSIDYDTDEVHPRVILSDGQDDVTLQALLSTGAPPLVLGDTGGSISHVMSEAYKFLKDQLRKDLADDPFKRLGAWTDFITNRLYFAVFVHPDSASAYRVFEVINTRGKELTTADLLKNYVLSQTPKTKRDELYQQWQRIARSFSLNGSNSFVQYIRHVITIEAGHVLPKDLFDFIAGRQVFGSRSPPSIPELMAILSAHLPLYLQMIDPTLEGPAESDALKIFSALNSLGVISVRPLLLAIANVPDSIEGMRYVLRLVVRRIVVGNLGTGNVERQLSEAARSVKSANDWRSAEAALRDLDPEDELFLDQLKRRSFNKGVLTFLRRSIIQNEMTPESIGVLHFIAPRQQGVWNGLSDEDLSYWGATIGNVILTELERRPKAASTWEGVKNALLPSAVDGEIVQALEAFDVWDASAIEEIGKNLSDSARQVWC is encoded by the coding sequence ATGCACACCCCTCTGAATGCTTCGGCGACAACTGCTGGTACGCTGATGTCGAGCTCGACTCTTGAGATACCGCCCTACCAGCGAGAATATGCTTGGCAATTAGATGAGGTATCGGACTTCTGGAATGACCTCAAGAAGGCCATCAACGAAGATTCTTACTTCCTTGGCCTGTTGATCCTCACGGATGACGGCGGTAGGAAGCATGTTGTCGACGGCCAGCAGAGGATCTTGACGCTCACCCTTCTTGCGGGGGCTCTCTATCAAGAGGCTCTGTTTGCCGGGAGGAAGGCACTTGCCGAACGAATTCACGCGGACTTCTTGAGTTCAATTGATTACGACACTGACGAAGTCCATCCGAGGGTGATCCTGTCGGACGGACAGGACGACGTAACTCTTCAAGCCCTCTTGTCGACAGGAGCCCCACCCCTCGTACTGGGTGATACTGGTGGCTCGATCTCCCATGTCATGTCTGAGGCGTACAAATTCCTAAAGGACCAGCTAAGAAAAGACCTCGCTGATGATCCCTTCAAAAGGCTTGGCGCTTGGACGGATTTCATAACTAATCGACTCTACTTCGCAGTCTTTGTTCACCCCGATTCTGCATCCGCCTACCGTGTCTTCGAGGTCATCAATACTCGAGGAAAAGAGCTGACAACTGCTGACTTGCTGAAGAACTATGTCCTTAGTCAGACGCCAAAGACCAAGCGCGATGAGCTGTATCAGCAATGGCAACGAATTGCGCGAAGTTTCTCCCTCAATGGATCTAATTCATTTGTCCAGTACATCAGGCATGTGATCACTATCGAGGCTGGTCACGTCCTTCCAAAAGATCTTTTTGATTTCATAGCCGGTCGTCAGGTCTTTGGGTCGCGCAGCCCGCCATCAATTCCAGAATTAATGGCAATCCTCAGTGCGCATCTTCCGCTCTACTTGCAAATGATTGATCCAACGTTGGAAGGGCCAGCGGAGTCGGATGCTCTGAAAATATTTTCTGCCCTCAATAGCCTGGGTGTAATATCAGTGCGTCCACTACTATTGGCCATTGCTAATGTTCCAGATTCGATAGAGGGAATGCGCTATGTGCTGAGATTGGTTGTGCGAAGAATAGTCGTCGGAAACCTGGGTACCGGCAATGTTGAGCGTCAACTCAGTGAGGCTGCGCGATCTGTTAAAAGCGCTAATGACTGGAGGTCTGCGGAGGCGGCGTTGCGCGATCTTGATCCAGAAGACGAGCTCTTCTTGGATCAATTAAAGAGAAGGTCTTTCAATAAGGGTGTGCTCACGTTCTTGCGTCGATCGATTATCCAAAATGAAATGACGCCAGAATCGATTGGAGTACTTCATTTCATCGCGCCACGACAGCAGGGTGTGTGGAATGGCCTAAGTGATGAAGATCTCTCGTACTGGGGTGCGACGATTGGCAATGTGATTTTGACCGAGCTTGAACGGCGCCCAAAAGCAGCCAGTACTTGGGAGGGCGTAAAGAACGCATTGCTACCATCCGCAGTAGATGGTGAAATTGTTCAAGCTTTGGAAGCCTTTGATGTATGGGATGCGAGCGCTATTGAAGAAATTGGTAAAAACCTTTCGGACTCTGCGCGTCAAGTGTGGTGCTGA
- the vsr gene encoding DNA mismatch endonuclease Vsr, translating into MSRIGSKNTKPELALRSLLHGLGFRFRLHRRDLPGTPDVVLPGRQTVIFVHGCFWHGHACKRNKMPKSRTEYWGPKIDANRKRDAKKRRMLRKLGWQVLTVWECELRNPSKLSDRLVRMIDD; encoded by the coding sequence ATGTCGCGGATAGGCTCGAAGAACACCAAGCCAGAGCTTGCGCTGCGATCATTGCTGCACGGACTCGGGTTCAGATTCAGGCTGCATAGACGAGACCTGCCAGGTACGCCTGATGTGGTCCTTCCTGGTCGTCAGACGGTCATCTTCGTCCACGGATGCTTCTGGCATGGACATGCGTGCAAACGAAACAAAATGCCGAAGTCCAGGACGGAGTATTGGGGGCCTAAGATCGATGCCAACCGGAAGCGAGATGCGAAGAAGCGGAGGATGTTGCGTAAGCTTGGCTGGCAGGTACTTACGGTATGGGAGTGCGAGCTGAGAAATCCTTCTAAGCTTTCGGATAGACTTGTACGTATGATCGATGACTAG
- a CDS encoding DNA cytosine methyltransferase, giving the protein MQNDLFRSTNDRGHTILPPMNRPLGIDLFAGAGGLSLGFEQAGFDVVAAVEIDPVHASVHEYNFPHCQVIPQSVTELNGSRIRAAAGIGERTVDVVFGGAPCQGFSLIGRRALDDPRNSLVKDFVRIVRELDASYFVFENVKGLTVGKHRKFLFEIIEEFKEAGYDVVEDWKVLNACSYGVPQDRQRLFLLGAKRGLPLPSYPTPTTRKPGSAETALPTAPTCLDALGDLPDAERYARLNGNDEARIARWSDPSSYAALMRCSDSAGWAYGYKRDWDPTLLTSSARSNHSDISRERFAATLPGEVEPVSRFFKLHPGGVSNTLRAGTDSARGAFTSPRPIHYKWKRCITVREMARLHGFPDWFRFNTTKWHGARQIGNAVPPPLARAVASEVIRALGVKPQRPKKVIALGNSALLRFGTTEASHYWGISNPIGRRDKKSGIKKRKQSDIMQGALYYSAPLD; this is encoded by the coding sequence ATGCAGAACGACCTCTTCCGATCGACAAATGATCGCGGGCACACTATACTTCCACCCATGAACAGACCCCTTGGAATCGACCTCTTCGCCGGTGCCGGCGGCCTTAGCCTTGGCTTTGAACAAGCTGGATTCGATGTAGTTGCGGCAGTAGAAATCGATCCAGTCCACGCCTCGGTCCATGAGTACAATTTTCCGCATTGTCAGGTGATTCCGCAATCAGTTACAGAGCTGAACGGCTCACGCATCCGCGCTGCGGCCGGGATAGGCGAACGTACTGTTGACGTAGTCTTTGGCGGCGCCCCCTGTCAAGGCTTCTCCCTTATTGGGCGGCGCGCACTGGACGACCCAAGAAATTCGCTGGTGAAGGACTTCGTGCGGATCGTTCGAGAACTGGACGCTAGCTACTTCGTCTTCGAAAACGTTAAAGGGCTTACTGTCGGCAAGCATCGGAAATTTCTTTTCGAAATCATCGAAGAGTTCAAGGAAGCAGGCTATGACGTAGTTGAGGACTGGAAAGTTCTCAACGCCTGCTCGTATGGAGTCCCCCAAGATAGGCAGCGGCTTTTTCTACTTGGCGCCAAGCGAGGGCTTCCGCTTCCATCCTATCCAACACCAACGACGCGCAAACCAGGAAGTGCGGAGACTGCGCTTCCCACAGCGCCAACTTGCCTAGACGCTTTGGGCGACCTGCCGGACGCAGAACGGTACGCTCGGCTGAATGGGAACGACGAGGCGCGCATTGCGAGGTGGAGCGATCCCAGCAGCTACGCAGCCCTTATGCGCTGCTCGGATTCGGCAGGCTGGGCTTACGGATACAAACGGGATTGGGACCCAACTCTTTTGACTTCGAGCGCTCGTTCCAATCATAGCGACATCTCACGCGAACGTTTTGCGGCAACTCTCCCCGGCGAGGTCGAGCCCGTTTCTCGATTCTTCAAGCTCCATCCCGGGGGGGTCTCTAATACTCTTCGTGCCGGCACCGATTCAGCGCGCGGAGCTTTTACTAGCCCGCGCCCCATCCATTACAAGTGGAAACGCTGCATCACAGTGCGCGAAATGGCGCGACTTCACGGATTTCCCGACTGGTTCCGCTTCAACACGACTAAGTGGCACGGAGCGCGCCAGATAGGAAATGCTGTTCCGCCGCCTCTAGCTCGGGCGGTCGCAAGCGAGGTTATACGCGCACTAGGAGTCAAACCGCAGCGTCCCAAGAAGGTGATTGCACTTGGCAACAGCGCTCTACTGCGATTCGGGACAACAGAGGCGTCCCATTATTGGGGCATTTCCAATCCAATTGGCCGCAGAGATAAGAAAAGCGGGATCAAGAAGCGAAAGCAGTCGGATATCATGCAAGGCGCCTTATATTATTCGGCACCATTGGATTGA
- a CDS encoding endonuclease yields the protein MGLVAKKPNRYSEIIAEVFRRHYTQGSRRVAFEREEFERVATEKGIDQIKNLGDAIYAFKYRVPLPDSIVETAPEGYEWGIFGVGRAKYEFRLVAPLDITPRSNRLVIKIPDATPEIIGAYALGDEQALLAKVRYNRLIDVFLGVTASSLQNHLRTTVKGIGQIEIDELYVGVDRYGSQYVIPVQAKGGKDRHGRQQTEQDIACCIEKFPNLRCRAVSAQFMPNGRIAMFELAMQDDDIKVVAEEQYELVPAACITSEDLDVYRRGRG from the coding sequence GTGGGACTTGTAGCTAAGAAGCCGAATCGCTATTCGGAGATCATTGCCGAGGTATTCCGACGCCATTACACGCAAGGGAGTAGGCGGGTCGCATTCGAGCGGGAGGAGTTCGAGAGGGTGGCGACCGAAAAAGGTATAGATCAAATAAAAAATTTGGGTGATGCGATCTACGCATTCAAGTACAGAGTGCCGTTGCCTGATTCCATCGTTGAGACGGCTCCTGAGGGGTACGAGTGGGGTATCTTCGGAGTGGGGCGCGCTAAGTACGAGTTCCGTTTGGTCGCCCCCTTGGATATCACTCCGCGGTCCAATAGGCTTGTGATAAAAATCCCGGATGCTACCCCCGAAATAATCGGGGCATATGCTCTTGGCGACGAGCAGGCGCTGCTGGCGAAGGTCAGATATAACCGCCTAATCGATGTGTTCTTGGGGGTCACGGCATCTTCGCTCCAAAATCATCTGCGTACAACCGTTAAAGGGATTGGGCAAATTGAGATCGACGAGCTCTACGTAGGCGTTGATCGCTACGGTTCTCAATATGTCATTCCGGTTCAGGCGAAAGGTGGAAAGGATCGGCATGGTAGGCAACAAACCGAACAAGATATCGCTTGTTGTATAGAGAAATTTCCGAATCTAAGATGTCGAGCGGTTTCTGCGCAGTTTATGCCGAATGGGCGAATCGCGATGTTCGAGTTGGCAATGCAGGACGACGATATTAAGGTGGTTGCTGAGGAGCAATATGAGCTTGTTCCTGCCGCATGTATTACTTCGGAGGACCTGGACGTATACCGAAGAGGTCGTGGATAA
- the aceE gene encoding pyruvate dehydrogenase (acetyl-transferring), homodimeric type — translation MNWLNEVLQNDPNPTETQEWIESLKAVIDVAGPERAHQLLEDMVELTRRSGAYLPFSPTTEYVNTIAPANEAKSPGDAAIEWKIRSIIRWNAMATVVRANRKPGDLGGHIASFASAATLYDVGFNHFWRAPSDKHPGDLLYIQGHSAPGIYARAFLEGRINETQLDHFRMEVDGQGISSYPHPWLMPDFWQTPTVSMGLGPLSAIYQAQFMKYLEHRGLIEKSDRKVWCFIGDGESDEPETLGAIALAGREGLDNLIFVVNCNLQRLDGPVRGNGKIIQELEGVFRGGGWNVIKLLWGGYWDALLARDTDGVLRKLMMETVDGEYQNCKAFGGAYTRANFFGKYPETAAMVAGLSDDDIWRLNRGGHDPHKVYAAYHQAVNTKGMPTVILAKTVKGYGMGSSGESLNPTHQTKKLDDDAVRAFRDRFNIPLSDKQLADAEQVPFYHPGPDSPEVQYLQERRASLGGYLPQRRRKADQSFTVPGLDKYDRLLKSSGERSYSTTMAFVQSLNIALRDKDLGPRIVPIVADEARTFGMEGMFRQIGIYAPFGQKYKPVDADQLMFYREDQSGQVLQQGISEPGAISSWLAAGTSYSVSNVPMLPFYIYYSMFGFQRVGDIAWQAADMRTRGFLLGGTAGRTTLNGEGLQHEDGFSQVIAGSIPNVRSYDPTFGYEVTVVMQYGMKRMMQEQVDEYYYITLMNENYTHPEMPAGAEDGIIKGMYLLTDAGKPKKGELRVQLLGSGTILREAIAAAELLDKDFGVTADIWSCPSFNELRRDGFDAERWNRLHPEGEQRKPYVTQLLEGRQGPVIAATDYVRAFADQIRAFVPTHYTVLGTDGFGRSDTRANLRRFFEVDRYYIAHAAIAALAKDGKMTGKDVARAIKQYKIDPEKSNPVGV, via the coding sequence ATGAACTGGTTGAACGAGGTGCTGCAGAACGATCCGAACCCCACTGAGACCCAGGAGTGGATCGAATCGCTCAAGGCCGTCATCGATGTCGCGGGCCCCGAACGCGCGCATCAGCTGCTGGAGGACATGGTCGAACTGACCCGTCGTTCCGGCGCCTACCTGCCGTTCTCGCCGACCACCGAGTACGTCAACACCATCGCGCCCGCCAACGAGGCCAAGAGCCCGGGCGATGCGGCCATCGAGTGGAAGATCCGCTCGATCATCCGCTGGAACGCCATGGCCACCGTGGTCCGCGCCAACCGCAAGCCCGGCGACCTGGGCGGCCACATCGCCTCCTTCGCCTCGGCCGCCACCCTGTACGACGTGGGCTTCAACCACTTCTGGCGCGCCCCGTCCGACAAGCACCCCGGCGACCTGCTCTACATCCAGGGCCACAGCGCCCCGGGCATCTACGCCCGCGCCTTCCTCGAAGGCCGCATCAACGAGACCCAGCTCGACCATTTCCGCATGGAAGTGGACGGCCAGGGCATCTCCTCCTACCCGCACCCGTGGCTGATGCCGGACTTCTGGCAGACCCCCACCGTGTCGATGGGCCTGGGCCCGCTCAGCGCCATCTACCAGGCGCAGTTCATGAAGTACCTGGAGCACCGCGGCCTGATCGAGAAGTCCGACCGCAAGGTGTGGTGCTTCATTGGCGACGGCGAGAGCGACGAGCCGGAAACCCTGGGCGCCATCGCCCTGGCCGGCCGCGAAGGCCTGGATAACCTGATCTTCGTGGTGAACTGCAACCTGCAGCGCCTGGACGGCCCGGTGCGCGGCAACGGCAAGATCATCCAGGAGCTGGAAGGCGTGTTCCGCGGCGGCGGCTGGAACGTCATCAAGCTGCTGTGGGGCGGCTACTGGGACGCGCTGCTGGCGCGCGACACCGACGGCGTGCTGCGCAAGCTGATGATGGAAACCGTCGACGGCGAATACCAGAACTGCAAGGCCTTCGGCGGCGCCTACACCCGCGCCAACTTCTTCGGCAAATACCCGGAGACCGCGGCCATGGTCGCCGGCCTGTCCGACGACGACATCTGGCGCCTGAACCGCGGCGGCCACGACCCGCACAAGGTCTACGCCGCCTACCACCAGGCGGTGAACACCAAGGGCATGCCCACCGTGATCCTGGCCAAGACGGTCAAGGGCTACGGCATGGGTTCCTCGGGCGAATCGCTCAACCCCACCCACCAGACCAAGAAGCTGGACGACGACGCCGTGCGCGCGTTCCGCGACCGCTTCAACATCCCGCTCAGCGACAAGCAGCTGGCCGATGCCGAGCAGGTGCCGTTCTACCACCCCGGCCCGGACTCGCCGGAAGTGCAGTACCTGCAGGAACGCCGCGCCTCGCTCGGCGGCTACCTGCCGCAGCGCCGCCGCAAGGCCGATCAGTCGTTCACCGTGCCCGGCCTGGACAAGTACGACCGCCTGCTCAAGTCCAGTGGCGAGCGCAGCTACTCCACCACCATGGCCTTCGTGCAGAGCCTCAACATCGCCCTGCGCGACAAGGACCTGGGCCCGCGCATCGTGCCCATCGTGGCCGACGAAGCGCGTACCTTCGGCATGGAAGGCATGTTCCGCCAGATCGGCATCTACGCCCCGTTCGGCCAGAAGTACAAGCCGGTGGACGCGGACCAGCTGATGTTCTACCGCGAGGACCAGTCCGGCCAGGTGCTGCAGCAGGGCATCAGCGAACCGGGCGCGATCTCCTCGTGGCTGGCCGCCGGCACCAGCTACTCGGTCAGCAACGTGCCGATGCTGCCGTTCTACATCTACTACTCCATGTTCGGCTTCCAGCGCGTGGGCGACATCGCCTGGCAGGCGGCGGACATGCGCACCCGCGGCTTCCTGCTCGGCGGCACCGCCGGCCGCACCACCTTGAATGGCGAAGGCCTGCAGCACGAAGACGGCTTCAGCCAGGTCATCGCCGGCTCCATCCCCAACGTGCGCAGCTACGACCCCACCTTCGGCTACGAAGTCACCGTGGTCATGCAGTACGGCATGAAGCGGATGATGCAAGAGCAGGTGGACGAGTACTACTACATCACCCTGATGAACGAAAACTACACCCACCCGGAAATGCCGGCCGGTGCAGAGGACGGCATCATCAAGGGCATGTACCTGCTGACCGACGCCGGCAAGCCCAAGAAGGGCGAACTGCGCGTGCAGCTGCTGGGCTCGGGCACCATCCTGCGCGAAGCCATCGCCGCGGCGGAGCTGCTGGACAAGGACTTCGGCGTCACCGCCGACATCTGGTCCTGCCCCAGCTTCAACGAACTGCGCCGCGACGGCTTCGACGCCGAGCGCTGGAACCGCCTGCATCCGGAAGGCGAGCAGCGCAAGCCCTACGTCACCCAGCTGCTGGAAGGCCGCCAGGGCCCGGTAATTGCGGCAACGGACTACGTACGCGCCTTTGCCGACCAGATCCGCGCCTTCGTGCCGACGCACTACACCGTGCTGGGCACCGATGGCTTCGGCCGTTCGGATACCCGCGCTAACCTGCGCCGCTTCTTCGAAGTGGACCGGTACTACATCGCGCATGCCGCGATTGCGGCGCTGGCGAAGGATGGGAAGATGACCGGGAAGGATGTGGCTCGGGCGATCAAGCAATACAAGATCGATCCGGAGAAGTCGAATCCGGTCGGAGTCTGA